Genomic segment of Nostoc sp. TCL240-02:
AAATCAGCTATGTTCATTGGTTTGAGGAGATGATGTTTTGCTGACTAATTTAAGCTTTTGAGACTTAGTGTAACTAATAATGTAAAGTTTTGTATCAGCATTCAACATTTCTGACGTTTTAACTACTTTAGTGTAGACGTGTAGACCTTTTTAAGAAATTAGATGTTCATAAGATGAGATGACATTCAAAAAGCAACTGTATCTCATTGTCATGTCAACTTTTATAGAGAGCGAAGTGAGGGGTGAGGTCTACATCCTACACTAAAAAGCCCCAAAGGCTTGATATACATAGCAGGGTAAGAGCATCTCAATCAGGCTTGACAGAAGGATTCAGAGGAATTTAATGTAGAGTCAAGAAAACAAAAACTGAGAACGCGAATCATATAATCGTTGTCCATAGCCGTGCGCTTCATTTTTTGACGAAGACTACGTTTGTAAGTATGTTCGCGATTAAGGGCATTGAGAGCAATGCGTCGTAAAAGGGCAAAATTACGCGGACTATGGAAAGAGCGAATGCGGCAAGAATCTTCTGCAAAAGTACAATCAAGTGTCCAGTGAGCCTGGTTTTCAATACCCCAATGTTTTCGGATAGCTCGACCTAAAAGTTGAGCGTCACTATGTAAAGAAGTCAGATAAAACTGAATTTCACGAGTAGTTTGATTCCAAAGACGACGCACTCGGACAACCATAACCACACTTTGAAGTCCTGCCCATAGTCGGGGCTGGTAAAGTTCACCAATGGCAGAAACTGGAACAGACCAAACTTGACGGATTTCCGTGCGATAATGTCCTTTCTCAATGCGTTGCTCATAACTGACATCAATACCTTGAAAATCCTGTGCAGAAGCTTGTTCAAACCATTGTTCTACCTGACGGTAGAGAGTCGGGTGATTAGCCTTAAGTGCCAGAACATAATCTGCTTTCTTATCAATAATCTTTTTGGCAATTTCTGTTTGTGTCCCCATTGCATCAATGGTGATGATAGCTCCTGTGATATCTAGTAATTCTAGTAATGCGGGAATAGCAGTAATTTCATTAGATTTATCTTCCACTTTCATCTGTGCCAACACCAAATTTTGTTCGCTTGCCCAAGCACTAATTACGTGCAGTGCTGATTTCCCTTGATTGCGGTCGTAAGAACCCCTAATTGTCTTTCCATCTATGGGGATTATCTCTCCTCCCATCTTTGTCACCAGGGTTTCTATCCATCTTAGAAAACAACGATTCAATTCTTCTGGGTTAATGAACTCAAACACTCGTCGGAAGGTATCAGACGCTCGAAGACTCGCTAACGCTACGCTATCGGAGGGAATTCCATTTGGTAATGCCAAAAATTCTTCTAACCACTGTCGCTTACTTATGCCGTAATTCTCGATATCTTCCCATCCCTGCGCTCCTGTTATGACTGCCAGAATTGCAATTACTAAAATGTCCCTAAGTTGATGTTTTTTGGTTCGCTCTACTCTTGGGTCTTTAATAAGAGCAAAATGCTCCACTAGATTCTGTTGAATACGGACGATATCTGCCACTTCTGCTGGCTTTCGCTGATGAGGAGAATTTTCTAGAGTATCAGCAGATTTAATTTCAAAGCCTTCTGACATCAAATTGACTCCAGGCGATTTTCAATCGAGCAATTGAATTCATCTCATTGATCTTGCTCAGTTGTCAAGTCCATTTTTTACAGAGTCGTTTATGCTGATCTTCTTTGATTTGTCAAGTTCTCTTTATATCAAATTAGATGAGCTTACCCTGGGCGGTTATTTTATCTTGAAAGAATTGACGGTTATTTTATTCTGATTTCATCCTCATGCACATTATAAATAGCTGCCAGTAATTTGATTGACTTCTCATCAGTACATCCTAATTTTTGAGCTATAGCAACTGCTGACTGTAGCGGAATAGCTTGGTTAGTAGACTGTGTAAGTAAATCTAGTGTAGTTTTAGTTGTTTGTCTCCTTTTGTACACAGTGTCATTCATAGCGGGTGAATGTCCTAGTGACATTGCTCTTTTTTCTAACGGTATCCCTGCCATCATCCCGTTAAGATTGGCTAAGTGACGTAAGGCATGGGTTTGAGTAAACCTAGTATCTTTTATCCAATTACACAATTTTTGTCTAGCTGTCTTGGTGTACTTATGACGTATTGATATAGGATTATCAGTTATCAGAGTAACCTGTGGTAACTTACCTGTTTTTATCTGTAGTTCTTCAATCAAATTAGGATGAGTAGGTGGAATGAGTGGTACTGCTAACCTGTATCCTGTTTTTGTGGTAGTACCCAACAAAGTCTCACTACCTACAACTGCGACCATATCTTTGTTGTTAGGGTCGTTCAATGCAGGTATGGTTACACCGTCTTTAGTTTGGAATGAGCTATCAATATTTTTAACTGCAAAAACCTCACTAATTCTGAAGCCATACACTACTTGCATTGAAAATACAAATAGCCAGGATTTACGAGATTCTATGTCATAGCGTTTATCTTCTTCTGGAATATCTAATACTTGTAGTCTCATACTTAAAAAATCATCAAGCGAAATATTTTGTAGGTCATCTCTAAATTTAATTTGTCTTAAATCAATTTTGCTCAAATCATTATATATTGAGGTAGAAACGTTGACTTCTGCTAATTTTTTCATGGCGCGAACGCACATTTTAAAATTTTTAGTACCCCGTTCTTTACTGTCAATTACTACCATGACATCGGAAACATTAACTATTTTTTCTAACGGTAAAGATTTATAAAATCTACCATACCTGTCATACCAACAAGTTTGATGTGATGGATTATTTCTATCTCGCTTCTGTTTTTTGCCGTTGTAACTATTCCAGTAATAATTTTCTACCTGTCTAATTGCTTCTTCAAAAATAATGAGGTCATTCTTGACTACGTTCTTTTCAAGAATTACCTCATCGTACCAAATCCAAAACGCTGATTCACTGCTAAACCGTCCTAATGCTTCACTGACTTGTTTAGCTTTGTCTAATGCTTTAACGATGCCAATCTCTGTAAAGTCGCAGTTACAGGCTTTTGCAGTACGTTTATCACCTAGCTTGAATTGCAATAGTATGTATGTACCAGATGTTTTGACCTCTCGTTTGAGTCCTACACCCTTTGGTGTTTGCTTCTGTATTTCTTTAAAAAGTGCTAATAAGCGTTCATACCCGATTAAGTGATTGCCTAAATTGCTTGCTGTGAAATGGTTAGAAGTATCTCTCATGTTTCTCTCAACCTAATTAGTAGATTGAGAGAAAACCGATAAAAAATACTGGATATAATGAGTTTTAGGAGCCATTGACTAGCTCTTCGCTAGTCCACCAAAAATGTGATAATGCTTTGCGGTCAAAAAAAATTAGCCAATCTTCTTCATTACGCCAAGAATTATTGTCTTTATCTTTTTTAATTTCGTTGAAAACTTTACAAAGAGCATTGAATCTTTTGGAATCATCTACTTGAAACTCTACAAAGCAGTATTTCATTATTTCTCACTTCTTTGTTTCTAAGCAGTGGTTTATTTTATTTATATATGTGCAACTAGAAAAACCATCACAATCATGTCTGTTGCTACTTTACACAAAAAGGTAGTAAAGATACTCAACCTAATTGGCGTAGCTATCTCATCGAAAAGTTGGTGT
This window contains:
- a CDS encoding ISAs1 family transposase, giving the protein MSEGFEIKSADTLENSPHQRKPAEVADIVRIQQNLVEHFALIKDPRVERTKKHQLRDILVIAILAVITGAQGWEDIENYGISKRQWLEEFLALPNGIPSDSVALASLRASDTFRRVFEFINPEELNRCFLRWIETLVTKMGGEIIPIDGKTIRGSYDRNQGKSALHVISAWASEQNLVLAQMKVEDKSNEITAIPALLELLDITGAIITIDAMGTQTEIAKKIIDKKADYVLALKANHPTLYRQVEQWFEQASAQDFQGIDVSYEQRIEKGHYRTEIRQVWSVPVSAIGELYQPRLWAGLQSVVMVVRVRRLWNQTTREIQFYLTSLHSDAQLLGRAIRKHWGIENQAHWTLDCTFAEDSCRIRSFHSPRNFALLRRIALNALNREHTYKRSLRQKMKRTAMDNDYMIRVLSFCFLDSTLNSSESFCQA